In Terriglobia bacterium, one genomic interval encodes:
- a CDS encoding STAS domain-containing protein, with protein MATRDFHERSIDNVTILTVERGLKGALESLLKDRIDELVQAGRLQIVVDLKQVPYLDSSDIGRIIRAHLSVRRAGGRVRLCNLAERVLAVLKLTRLDTILDLYPTEKDALAGILQGKPQPTSAVAEESV; from the coding sequence ATGGCGACTAGAGATTTCCACGAACGAAGCATCGATAACGTTACCATCCTGACGGTCGAGCGGGGATTGAAAGGAGCGCTCGAATCGCTCCTGAAGGATCGCATCGACGAGCTGGTGCAGGCGGGACGACTGCAGATTGTCGTCGATCTGAAGCAGGTCCCTTATCTCGATTCGAGTGACATCGGGCGGATCATACGCGCGCACCTTTCGGTGCGCCGCGCGGGCGGGCGCGTGCGCCTGTGCAATCTGGCGGAAAGAGTGCTTGCCGTCTTGAAGCTGACCCGGCTCGATACGATTCTCGATCTCTATCCGACGGAGAAGGATGCCCTGGCCGGCATTCTGCAAGGGAAGCCGCAGCCGACATCCGCCGTCGCCGAGGAATCGGTGTGA
- a CDS encoding cysteine desulfurase, protein MAAAHEGESVKPRIYLDNSATTRIDDRVLEAMLPYLRERFGNAGSIHSFGQEARAAVEDARRAVAELLGADTREIVFTSGGTESDNAALWGVWRSGHRTGNHIITSKIEHPAVLSTCKALESAGAEVTCLPVDSSGRVDPERVAAAIRDTTILISIMHANNETGIIQPIKEIGSLARERGILLHTDAVQSLGKIPVQVQELGADLVSVSGHKIHAPKGVGALWVRGGVKLVPFLTGGAHERRRRAGTENVPAVVGFGVAAHLALERLPEMGTRVAALRDRLESRIKSGVAGVHTNGDVENRLPNLANLAFERVEGEAAVIALDLAGVAVSTGSACSSGSLDPSHVLVGMGLRSEIVQGSLRFSLCYHNTVEEIDGTVEILSEVVGRLRGLARRGQDRTTSDLRILASDVRRASEAPDA, encoded by the coding sequence ATGGCAGCGGCGCACGAAGGAGAGTCCGTGAAGCCGCGTATCTATCTTGATAACAGTGCCACCACCCGCATCGATGACCGGGTGCTGGAAGCGATGCTGCCATATCTGCGGGAGCGCTTCGGCAACGCCGGTTCGATCCATAGCTTCGGACAGGAAGCCAGGGCGGCGGTAGAGGACGCGCGCCGCGCGGTGGCGGAGCTCCTGGGCGCCGACACGCGCGAAATCGTGTTTACCTCGGGGGGCACCGAATCGGACAACGCGGCGCTCTGGGGCGTCTGGCGCAGCGGCCATCGCACCGGCAACCACATCATCACCTCGAAGATCGAGCACCCGGCGGTGCTGTCGACCTGCAAGGCGCTCGAGTCGGCAGGAGCGGAAGTGACCTGCCTTCCCGTGGATTCTTCGGGGCGCGTTGATCCCGAGCGCGTGGCGGCGGCCATCCGCGATACCACTATCCTGATCTCGATCATGCACGCCAACAACGAGACCGGGATCATCCAGCCCATTAAAGAAATCGGCTCCCTGGCGCGGGAACGCGGCATACTCCTGCATACCGACGCGGTCCAGTCGCTGGGAAAGATACCCGTGCAGGTGCAGGAGCTGGGCGCAGATTTGGTTTCTGTCTCCGGGCACAAGATCCACGCGCCCAAGGGCGTAGGTGCTCTCTGGGTCCGCGGCGGGGTTAAACTCGTGCCTTTCCTGACCGGCGGCGCGCATGAGCGCCGGCGCCGGGCCGGCACCGAGAATGTCCCGGCCGTTGTGGGCTTCGGCGTAGCGGCGCATCTTGCGCTCGAGCGGCTGCCGGAGATGGGAACGCGTGTCGCCGCGCTGCGCGATCGGCTGGAGAGCCGGATCAAGAGCGGCGTCGCGGGCGTTCATACCAACGGTGATGTCGAAAATCGTCTTCCCAACCTGGCAAACCTGGCATTCGAAAGGGTAGAAGGAGAGGCCGCGGTCATCGCCCTGGATCTTGCAGGGGTGGCGGTTTCGACCGGTTCGGCCTGTTCTTCCGGGTCGCTCGACCCGTCTCATGTCCTTGTGGGCATGGGGCTGCGTTCGGAAATTGTGCAGGGGTCGCTACGTTTCAGCCTCTGCTATCACAACACGGTTGAGGAAATCGACGGCACCGTCGAGATTCTCTCGGAAGTGGTGGGCCGGTTGCGCGGGCTCGCGCGGCGCGGCCAGGATAGAACGACTTCGGATCTCCGGATTTTGGCCTCCGATGTGCGGCGAGCCTCGGAAGCCCCGGATGCCTGA
- a CDS encoding ParB/RepB/Spo0J family partition protein — protein MSELEFHPIANLFPMMQGQELDTLIADIKANGLREPITLHEGKILDGRNRYRACLEAGVKPTFRHFEGNGSPLAYVISLNLHRRHLDESQRGIVAARVATLKDGERQVGKFAEVPTQAEAAKMLNVSERTTRSARKVLDHGTPDLIDAVEQGKIAVSVAAGFSHKEPEMQRNLIDKIVREKMKPPAAVRQCKMEERAQSVTRVFTGPAPKIDGRPVKVFKKPDEPRWELFLGPNAAGIAMPQNLEALKEAEFYGEEQHRINSIEDDAKKLKKQAEELESEARTARALLQQTLMDECQRIHGRAIPYTRTVLYEVSPEFNEQLMTLDSEGIAKLLLAGSEQATILSEGVWSDCAYWPLSIDERIPGKRADSCWMGCGNEWW, from the coding sequence ATGAGCGAACTTGAATTTCACCCGATAGCGAACTTGTTTCCAATGATGCAAGGCCAGGAGCTTGACACTCTGATCGCAGACATAAAAGCGAACGGCCTGCGAGAACCCATAACGCTGCACGAAGGCAAAATCCTCGACGGTCGCAATCGGTATCGGGCCTGCCTAGAGGCTGGCGTTAAGCCGACATTCAGACACTTCGAGGGCAATGGATCTCCGTTGGCCTATGTGATCTCGCTGAACCTTCACCGCCGGCATCTTGACGAAAGTCAACGGGGCATCGTTGCGGCGAGGGTGGCGACGCTGAAGGATGGCGAGCGCCAGGTAGGCAAATTTGCCGAGGTGCCAACACAGGCTGAAGCCGCCAAAATGCTCAACGTCTCCGAACGCACCACCAGAAGCGCCCGCAAAGTGCTGGATCACGGCACGCCAGATCTGATAGACGCCGTTGAGCAGGGAAAGATCGCGGTTTCGGTGGCGGCCGGATTCAGCCACAAAGAGCCGGAAATGCAGCGCAACCTCATTGACAAAATCGTGCGGGAAAAAATGAAACCGCCTGCAGCCGTGCGCCAGTGCAAAATGGAAGAGAGAGCGCAATCCGTCACCAGGGTTTTCACCGGACCGGCGCCGAAGATCGACGGCCGCCCGGTAAAAGTCTTCAAGAAACCCGATGAACCGCGCTGGGAGCTGTTTCTAGGACCGAACGCTGCGGGCATTGCAATGCCGCAAAATCTGGAAGCACTGAAAGAGGCAGAATTCTATGGCGAGGAGCAACACAGAATCAACAGCATAGAAGATGATGCCAAAAAACTAAAGAAGCAGGCGGAGGAACTGGAAAGCGAGGCCAGAACAGCCCGGGCGCTTCTGCAACAGACTCTCATGGATGAATGCCAGCGGATTCACGGCCGGGCCATCCCTTATACGCGGACTGTCTTATATGAAGTTTCGCCCGAATTTAACGAGCAATTGATGACCCTGGATTCTGAAGGCATTGCCAAACTGCTACTTGCCGGGTCGGAACAGGCAACGATTTTGAGCGAGGGTGTATGGTCTGACTGCGCTTACTGGCCCCTCAGCATAGACGAAAGGATACCCGGAAAGCGGGCCGACTCGTGTTGGATGGGCTGCGGAAACGAGTGGTGGTAG
- a CDS encoding SAM-dependent chlorinase/fluorinase yields the protein MATTTRLITLLTDFGLRDSFVAAMKGVMLGVNPDLAFVDISHLVSPHDIHSGAFTLAQAYSYFPLGTIHVAVVDPGVGTARKALVVSAGGHFFVAPDNGILTYVLDREDGFVAHEIAADHYFRKPVSSTFHGRDIFAPVAAWLSRDITLPQFGPELKQPARLQIPAVTRVRDALVQGAVLAVDNFGNLVTNLKPDDVPVYGSTGNRACKVVAGQREITIFKRSFGEGARGELFVIPGSSGYLEIVMRDRSAAAELHLGPGAPVGVIFG from the coding sequence ATGGCGACTACGACACGACTGATTACGCTGCTAACCGACTTCGGGCTGAGAGACTCCTTCGTCGCCGCGATGAAGGGGGTCATGCTGGGGGTGAATCCAGACCTTGCCTTTGTGGACATCAGCCACCTGGTTTCGCCCCATGACATCCACAGCGGGGCATTCACGCTTGCGCAGGCCTATTCCTATTTTCCTCTCGGCACCATCCATGTGGCCGTGGTTGATCCGGGCGTGGGAACCGCGCGCAAGGCACTGGTGGTGTCGGCTGGCGGGCACTTCTTTGTGGCCCCCGACAACGGCATTCTCACCTATGTGTTGGATCGCGAAGACGGTTTCGTCGCGCACGAGATCGCTGCGGATCACTATTTTCGCAAGCCCGTTTCCTCGACCTTTCACGGGCGCGACATCTTCGCCCCGGTGGCAGCGTGGCTCAGCCGGGACATCACCCTGCCGCAGTTCGGGCCGGAATTGAAGCAGCCCGCGCGCCTGCAGATTCCGGCAGTGACCCGGGTCCGGGATGCGCTCGTCCAGGGAGCGGTACTCGCAGTCGACAACTTCGGCAACCTGGTCACCAACCTCAAGCCTGACGATGTTCCGGTATACGGCAGCACCGGGAACCGCGCATGCAAGGTCGTTGCCGGACAGCGAGAGATCACTATTTTCAAGAGGTCTTTCGGCGAGGGCGCGCGAGGCGAACTGTTTGTCATACCCGGTTCCAGCGGCTATCTCGAAATCGTGATGCGCGACCGATCGGCGGCAGCGGAGCTGCATCTCGGTCCGGGAGCGCCGGTTGGAGTCATCTTCGGCTAA